The Rubricoccus marinus nucleotide sequence TGCGGGAGCCGGGGAGAACCCCTAGGCCAGCGCGTCCAAACGGGTTGCGAGGCGCTCGGCGATGGCGCGCCAGTCGAACCGGGCCTCGGCCTCGCGGCGCAGCTCCGCGGCGTACTGCCGGGGGTGCTCCAGCGCGCGCGAGAGGCGGTCGGCAAGGTCGCCCACGCGGTGCTCGGCCTCGGGACGGACGAGGAGGAGCGCGCGGGCCTCTGGCGGGAGGCCGTCGGCGAGGGTGCGGAGGCTGTCGCCCATGCCGCCGATGTCGGGGCCGACCGGGAGCACGCCCGCGGCGGCGCTTTCGGGCACGACGAGCGGGGACGCCTCGCGCACGACCGAGGGGAACGCGCCTGCATCTGCCAGACCGTAGAGCGGGCCGAGCGCGGCGTGGTCGAGAAAGCCGGTGAACACGACGGAATTGTCGGTCAGGGCCTCTTGCGCGGTCGCGAAGTACGTGTCGGCTTCGCCCGCTTCGTCGAGGCCGTCGAGAAAGGCTTGGGCGGCGAAAAACGGCTCGGCGTCCAGCCCGCCCGCGCCTTCGAGCGCGCCGCCCAGCCGGACGATCTGCCGCACGAGGTCGGCGCGGCCTCTGGCGAGGGCCCAGGCGAGCGCTTCGAGCGCCTCGCGGAGCCCGCCGGTCCCGGCCACGATGAGCCTCGCGCCGGGGTGCGCGGCGGCGACGCGCGGAAACGCCATCATGAGCGCGGGCATCCCCTTGGCCGCGATCAGGCGCCCCACGAAGACGACGGTTTTGGCCTCGGCCCAGTCAATCCCGCCGAGCTTGGCTTCAAGTGCCGCGTCGGGCGCAGACCGTTCGTACTCGCCAGAGGCGAGCGCCTCGTGCACCGCCTCGTCGGACGCGCCAGGGGCGAGCGCCTCCAGCCTCTGGCGGAGGCCAGCCTCCTGCTGTGCCGTGCGGCCTCTGGCGCTGCCGGCAGCCTGGCCGATCTGCTCGACCGCGCGGGGGCGGTCCTCGCGCGCGACGAGCTGGAAAACCGACGTGTCGGTCCCGACCGGCATCCGGTCCATCTTGGCCTCGATGCCGTCCAAGCCCGCGAACACCTCCTTGATGCGGCCCTCCATCTCGCCGTTGAGCGCCCACACGGCCGACGCGGCGCGGGCGGCTTCCTCGGCCAGGTCGCGGCTGCGCTGCTCTTTTTTGACGACGTACTCGATGGCGCTGCCGTGCGGCAGGATCGCGAACGGCGCGCCGCCCTCCGCGCGCGCCCGCGCCGCGGCGACGGCCATCATCACAGTGTGGTTGACGACCCAGCCCGTCACGCCGTTCTCTTTCGCGACGCGTTCCAGCGCCCGCGCGTTGCGCGCGATGTACTCCGCCAGAGGCGCGTCCTCCAGGTCCGGGATGTAGACGACGTAGGACGACGGGCGGCTCGGCCGCACGTACGCCGGGAGCACCTCCAGGTCCGGCACGTGGACGGTCACGCGGCCGGGGTACCCGGTCTCGCGCGGCGCCACGCTCTGGGTCTTCTCGCCAGAGGCCGAGAGCGTCCACGCCTCGCTCACGAAGTCGAACCGCGCGGGGTTGGATTCCTGGCAGACGACGTGGACATTGCGACCGTTCGCGGCGAGGGCGCGGAGGACGGCGCGCGTCCACAGGTTAGAGCCCGCGCCGGAGAAGCCGTAGCCGTGGACGACGCCGAGGGGTGGGGACTGGGGGCTGGGTTCGGGGGACATGGGGCTCAGGGGAGGGACTGTGCTGAACCCTGCCGCTCCCTTCGTGTTCTCCTTCTGCCAATCCCTCGTCCCCAACCCCCAGTCCCTCCATGGACGCCATGATCCTCGCGGCCGGCCTCGGCACCCGCCTCCGCCCGCTGACGAACCACACGCCCAAAGCCCTCGTCGAGGTGGACGGCGTGCCCATGCTGGAGCGCGTGGCGCGGCGCCTCCTCGCCTCTGGCGCCGACCGCGTGCTGGTCAACGTCGCGCACCTCGGTGAGCAGGTGGAGGCCTACGTGCAGGACGCCGGCTGGCAGACAGGAGCGGGCGAGGGCGTCGAGGTCGTCGTCAGCCACGAGCCCGAGGGGCCGCTCGAAACCGGCGGCGGCATCAAAAAGGCCGCGGGCTTTTTCCGCCGGACCGAGCCGTTTCTCGTCCACAACGCCGACATCCTGACCAGCGTGGACCTGGGGGCGCTGTGGGCGCAGCAGACCGCCACACCCCAGGCCTTCGCGACGCTCGCCG carries:
- a CDS encoding glycosyltransferase, whose protein sequence is MSPEPSPQSPPLGVVHGYGFSGAGSNLWTRAVLRALAANGRNVHVVCQESNPARFDFVSEAWTLSASGEKTQSVAPRETGYPGRVTVHVPDLEVLPAYVRPSRPSSYVVYIPDLEDAPLAEYIARNARALERVAKENGVTGWVVNHTVMMAVAAARARAEGGAPFAILPHGSAIEYVVKKEQRSRDLAEEAARAASAVWALNGEMEGRIKEVFAGLDGIEAKMDRMPVGTDTSVFQLVAREDRPRAVEQIGQAAGSARGRTAQQEAGLRQRLEALAPGASDEAVHEALASGEYERSAPDAALEAKLGGIDWAEAKTVVFVGRLIAAKGMPALMMAFPRVAAAHPGARLIVAGTGGLREALEALAWALARGRADLVRQIVRLGGALEGAGGLDAEPFFAAQAFLDGLDEAGEADTYFATAQEALTDNSVVFTGFLDHAALGPLYGLADAGAFPSVVREASPLVVPESAAAGVLPVGPDIGGMGDSLRTLADGLPPEARALLLVRPEAEHRVGDLADRLSRALEHPRQYAAELRREAEARFDWRAIAERLATRLDALA
- a CDS encoding nucleotidyltransferase family protein; the protein is MDAMILAAGLGTRLRPLTNHTPKALVEVDGVPMLERVARRLLASGADRVLVNVAHLGEQVEAYVQDAGWQTGAGEGVEVVVSHEPEGPLETGGGIKKAAGFFRRTEPFLVHNADILTSVDLGALWAQQTATPQAFATLAVAPAETDRYLLVDDGGLLGYAYGGEEHTKREASGEVRRVDFCGAQACAPKLLDELLAVEDDKFSVMTTYLRLAATPGAVRVFEGDPANRFLDVGTPERLEEATDAVARGEFE